From a region of the Odoribacter splanchnicus DSM 20712 genome:
- a CDS encoding lipopolysaccharide biosynthesis protein, which translates to MLSELLKVQLNSDLIRLICFINYLIVLSSLKQKTLSGVLWSCVERFSVQGIQFVIMVIMARILLPSDYGMIGMLAIFIAIAQTLIDSGFSNALIQKKDRSEIDYSTVFYFNIAVGIVLYFILFFSSPLIARFYNTPELTGLTRVLALNLFINSLAVVQRAILSIKIDFKTQAKASFSAAIISGIVGIVMAYTGFGVWSLAVQTVLNAFVNTVLLWIFSKWIPLKVFSFESFKKLFTFGSKLLASGLLDTIYRNIYTIVIGKKFASTDLGYFTRADQFAQFPSSNLTGIIQRVTFPVLSEIQDDDERLAHAYRKFLRLSAYMIFPLMTGLAAVAYPFINCLLTEKWTFTALLLQILCFSYMWYPVHAINLNLLQVKGRSDLFLKLEIYKKIMGIVVLGVTIPLGLVAMCWGTIIASLFSLVINTYYTGKLIHVGLFKQLRDLSPALFYSLTMAIVVYLTTCLFADQLLQLLIGIITGIIYYLLVSYATKSQDLKEFLLLIKRK; encoded by the coding sequence ATGTTATCCGAATTGTTAAAAGTCCAATTAAATTCTGATTTAATTAGATTAATATGTTTTATTAATTATTTGATTGTATTGTCATCGCTAAAACAAAAAACGCTTTCAGGAGTCCTTTGGAGTTGTGTTGAACGCTTTTCGGTTCAAGGTATTCAGTTTGTCATTATGGTCATAATGGCTAGAATACTTTTGCCTTCTGATTATGGGATGATCGGAATGCTCGCCATATTTATCGCCATAGCACAAACGTTGATAGACAGTGGTTTCTCCAATGCTTTAATTCAGAAAAAAGATAGATCAGAAATTGATTATTCTACTGTATTTTATTTTAATATAGCTGTAGGAATTGTCCTTTACTTTATTCTGTTTTTTTCCTCTCCTTTAATAGCGAGATTTTATAACACGCCCGAACTGACAGGATTAACACGTGTATTAGCCTTGAATCTGTTTATAAATTCTTTAGCTGTCGTTCAACGGGCTATATTGTCTATAAAAATAGATTTTAAGACTCAGGCAAAGGCTTCTTTTAGTGCTGCGATAATATCAGGCATCGTCGGCATAGTCATGGCATATACCGGTTTCGGAGTATGGTCACTTGCTGTTCAGACTGTTTTAAATGCTTTCGTGAATACAGTTTTATTATGGATTTTTTCAAAGTGGATTCCTTTGAAAGTTTTTTCTTTTGAATCTTTCAAAAAACTATTCACTTTTGGTTCCAAACTATTGGCTTCCGGATTATTAGATACAATTTACCGGAATATTTATACTATCGTTATCGGTAAAAAATTTGCTTCCACTGATTTGGGTTATTTTACCCGGGCAGATCAGTTTGCACAATTCCCATCCTCTAATTTAACCGGAATTATTCAACGCGTAACTTTCCCTGTATTAAGTGAAATTCAGGATGATGATGAACGTTTGGCACACGCTTACCGAAAATTTTTAAGATTGTCTGCGTACATGATTTTTCCGTTAATGACAGGATTAGCAGCTGTTGCATATCCATTCATTAATTGCTTATTGACGGAAAAGTGGACCTTTACAGCTTTATTGCTACAAATTCTGTGTTTCTCTTATATGTGGTATCCCGTTCATGCCATTAATCTGAATTTGTTACAAGTGAAAGGACGTTCAGACCTATTTCTGAAATTGGAGATTTATAAAAAAATAATGGGAATAGTTGTGTTAGGTGTTACCATTCCTTTGGGATTGGTGGCAATGTGTTGGGGAACCATTATCGCTTCTTTATTTAGCTTAGTGATAAATACCTATTATACGGGGAAACTGATACACGTCGGTTTATTTAAGCAATTACGGGATTTAAGTCCGGCATTATTCTATTCTTTGACGATGGCGATTGTCGTTTATCTGACTACTTGTTTGTTTGCCGATCAATT
- a CDS encoding helix-turn-helix domain-containing protein, translating into MYQKGFAVKQICQQIEIKSKSTLYKYLQLENIPLRSFSKN; encoded by the coding sequence TTGTATCAAAAAGGATTTGCTGTAAAACAAATATGCCAACAAATTGAAATTAAGAGTAAAAGCACACTTTATAAGTACCTTCAACTGGAAAATATTCCCCTGAGATCTTTCTCTAAAAACTGA
- a CDS encoding recombinase family protein: MTIINKEFQGRIIGYARVSTRDQNLDMQLDVLQRQDCVQIFCEKISGVKKRPELEHCLSLLREGDVLVVYKLDRLARSLSEIVRICSELESKNIRIRSVKDNIDTTDYMGKFTMHIFAALAEFERNVIMERTREGREAARKRGKKFGRPQGLNPETQQKVKKQLSCIKKDLL; the protein is encoded by the coding sequence ATGACGATTATTAACAAAGAGTTCCAGGGAAGGATCATCGGTTACGCCAGGGTGAGTACGCGTGACCAGAATCTGGATATGCAATTGGATGTGTTACAGCGTCAGGATTGCGTACAAATATTTTGCGAGAAAATTTCCGGGGTAAAAAAACGTCCGGAACTGGAACATTGCCTTTCACTATTACGTGAAGGTGATGTATTAGTTGTTTATAAATTAGATCGTTTGGCCCGTAGCCTGTCTGAAATTGTCCGGATATGTTCGGAGCTGGAAAGTAAAAACATACGGATTCGTTCGGTCAAGGATAATATTGATACGACCGATTATATGGGGAAATTTACGATGCATATTTTTGCGGCTCTGGCAGAATTCGAACGGAATGTGATTATGGAAAGGACTCGTGAAGGACGGGAAGCAGCCCGGAAAAGAGGAAAAAAATTCGGAAGACCTCAGGGCTTGAATCCGGAAACCCAGCAAAAAGTAAAAAAGCAGCTCTCTTGTATCAAAAAGGATTTGCTGTAA